DNA from Acidobacteriota bacterium:
TCTCGGGCTGGGTGCCGGGGCGACCGCCCAGGAGTTGATGCCCGATCACGACGCGTCGCGGCGGGAGCGGCTCGACTACGCAGGGGAGCGCTTCCGCACGCCGGACGGATTCACGGTGGAAGCGGCGGCCGAGCCCGGTCTCTTCGGCTCGGTCGTCAACATGACGTTCGACGCAGCGGGCAGGCCGTTGCTGGCGCTGGAAGGCGAAGGCCTGGTCGTCCTCGAGGACGCCGACGGTGACGGCATGTACGACCGGCGGATCGACTTCGCTCCTCAGGTCGCTACGGCGCACGGCTTGTACGTCATGGGGCCGGGCGACTTGCTCGTCCACGCGAACGGCCGCGGCCGGCTGGCCGAAGCGGCGGGAGTCGAGGGCAGGTCTGGCGGCAGCGACTCAGTCGAGGACACCGGGCTCTACCGGCTGCGGGACACGGATGGCGACGACCAGGTCGATGTCGTCGAGCAGATCGTACCCGCGAATGGCCGGATCCAGGAGCACGGACCGCACACGATCGCGCGCGGTCCCGGCGGCGCCCTCTACGTCCTCTACGGCAACTACTCGTCGCCCGAGGTCGGGCTGGCGGCGACCTCGCCGCTGCGCGAACTGCAGGAGGACCAACTCTTGCCGCCGATCCTGGACCCGCGGGGCCATGCGAACAGTCTGCGCGCGCCGGGCGGCACGATCTACCGCCTGGATCTGGAGTCGAACGTCTGGGAGCGGCTCTCGGGAGGCCTGCGCAATCCCTTCGACCTGGCGATCGGCGCGGCGGGAGAGATCTTCGCCTATGAGGCGGACATGGAGTGGGACCGCGGGTTGCCCTGGTTCCGGCCCACCCGAGTCGTCCATCTGATACCCGCGGGCGACTACGGCTGGCGCACCGGGTCAGGGAAGATCGCGTTCCACGAAATCGACACGTTGCCCGGCGTGGTCGACCTCGGCCGCGGTTCGCCGGTGGGCGTCGCCTTCTACTACCACCACGCCTACCCCGGTCGGTACCAGGGCGCCTACTTCATGGGCGACTGGTCGCGGGGCCGGATCCGGGTCCTGTTCCCCGAACGGGCCGGCGCTACCTGGACCGGGGAGGCCCACGACTTCGTCCTCGGCGAACCGCTGAACGTGACGGACCTCGATGTCGGGCCGGACGGCTTCCTTTACTTCGCGACCGGCGGCCGCGGCACGTCGGGAGGCCTCTACCGGGTGACCTACGAGCGAGCGGGCGAGGCGGTCGCGGTCACGGGCGCGGAAGCCGCCGTACGTCAGCCGATGCCCCGCTCCGGGTGGGGCAGGGAGGCCATCGGGCGCGCTCGCGGTGAGGCGGGAGCGAACTGGGAAGCGGATCTGTGGGCAATCGTTCGGGACGCTGGACGAGCACCGATCGACCGCATCCGTGCGTTGGAACTGCTCGAAGTGCATGGCCCACGGCCGACTCTGGAGGAAACGGCGGCGCTCCTCGACTCGGACGCGCCGCTGGTGCGCGCGGCCGCGGCGGCCCTGCTCGGCGCGCAGCCGTTCGCCCAGGCGCAGGACCCCCTGCGCCTCGCTCTCGGCGACGTCGACCCGCTGGTCGCCCGGCGTGCGGCCGAGTCCCTGGTGCGCTCCGGCCTCGATCTGCGCGCCCGGGGCATCGAGGTCGCAACCTCCGATGCCCTCTACGGCCTCCTCGACCACGAGGATCGGTTCCTCCGCTACGCGGCCCGGGAGGCGATCCAGCGCATCCCCCATGGCTACTGGGTCGACCAGGCGTTCATGGCCTCTCCCGGGCAGCGGCCCCGCGGCTACTTCGAGGCCGCGCTGGCGATGATCTACAGCCTGGAACACAAGATCGAGTACAACTTCCTTACGGGCAGCCTGGTCCGGGTCGCCGGCGCCGATCTCGACGTGGCAGCCGAGCTGGACTTCCTGCGCCTGGTCGAGATCGCCTTGATTCGCGACCCGGCGCCGGACGCTCCGGGGCGCGACGAATTCCGGGCCGGCCTCGGTCAGGCGCTGGTCGACCGCTACCCGCACGCCGACGACCGGGTGAACCGCCAGCTCGAGCGATTGCTCGCGTACCTGCAGCCAGACGGGGCCCTGGCCAGGATGGTCGATCGCCTGGAAGATGACCGGCCGCCGGAGGAGCGGATCCACACCGCCTACTGCCTGCGCGTAGTGGACCGGGGCTGGACGCCGGAGCTGCGCGCCCGGGTCGTGGCCTGGTTCGACGACGCCCGGGAGTTCCGGGGCGCGGCCAGCATGGAGGGCTACGTCGACGCCATCTGGAACGACCTTCTGGACCGGTTCCCGGACGGGGAACGCACGGCGGCCGAGGAGCGGCTTGAGGCTCAGCGGACCGAACGGGCGCGGCGCGCCGCCGCGCTGGTCAGCGAAGTCGAGGGCGACCGGCAAGGCAGGAGCGACCTGGCCCAGATGTCCTTCGAGGAGCTCGCGGAGTACCTGGAGTACGACGTGATGGCCTACGAGCGGTACAGCCCCGAGCAGGGCGAGCGGGTGTTCCACCGCGCGCGTTGCTCGGCCTGCCACGTGTTCGGCGACATCGGTCGCGGCGGCGGCCCGGATCTCTCGACGGTGATCAAGCGGTTCCGCCGTGGCGAAGTGCTCGAGTCGATCATGTTCCCGTCACGCGTCATCTCGGATCAGTACCAGGCGGTCGATGTCGAGCTCGAGGACGGCGCCCTGCACAGCGGGATGGTGGTCGAGGACACGGCCGAGCGGCTGACGCTGATCAACGCGAACGGCGACCGCCTCGATCTGGACAAGGCGCGGATCAGGAGCCGCGAACCGTCCGCGCTCTCGATCATGCCGGAGGGCCTGCTCGACACGATGACCCTGAGTGATCTGGCCAGCCTGATCCGCTTCCTGGACGGGGGAGCGGACGAGGCGCCCTAGTCCGGCGGCGCCGGGGGTTCGGAGTCGTCGCCCCGGATCGCCTCGAGTTCCGCGGTCAGCCGCTCGACGATGTCGGGCCGGTCGAGGTAGAGGTCGTTCGTCTCGGCCGGATCGGCGACGAGTTCGTAGAGCTGTCCGGCGGCGCCGCCGGGTTCGGGGGCGAGTTGCCGTGGTTGGGTGAAGCCGCCCGAACCGAGCCCCTCGATCAGCTTCCACTTCCGGGCAGCCTCCGGGCCGTCCAGGTCGTGGGACCGGATGGCGAACATCCCGCGCGAGCTGTGGTGAATCAGCGAGTTGCGGGGCGCCTCCGCGTCCTCTTCGCCGCGGAGCAGAGCTCCGAGATCGACGCTGTCCTCGGCGGCTCCATCGGGAACCTCGGCCTCCAGGATGGAGGTAAGAGTACGGAAGACGTCGACTAGGCCGGCCAGTTCTCCGCGCACCGAGCCGGCCGGAAAACGGCCCGGCCAGCGGGCAAGGAAGGGGACTCGGTGGCCGCCCTCGTGGATGTCGGCCTTCTGGCCGCGCAGCGATCCGTTCGCGCGGTGCCCGGTCTGCTCGATGTCCGCTTCGACCCAGTGGGCGCCGTTGTCGCTCGTGAACACGACCAGGGTGTTCGAGGCGAGATCGAGGGAGTCGAGAGCGTCGAGCAGGCCGCCGACGCCGGCGTCGACCTGAGCGACGAAGTCGCCGTAGACGCCGGCGCGGCTCGCGCCTTCGAACTCCGGTAGCGGCATCCAGGGCGTGTGGGGCGAGGGCAGCGGCAGATAGAGAAAGAAGGGCCGGTCGTCGTCCGTCGCCGCGCGCCGCTGCAGGTAGCCGGCGGCGCGATCGAAGAGGACCGGAGTCACCTGGAGGAAGTCGAAGCCGGGGGCGATGTCGCCTGCGCGCCAGTAGCCGCCGCCCCCGTAGCGCCGCATCGAACTGGCCTCGACCGTTTCTGTCGCTTCCTCGAACACGCCGTCGTCCTCGATGTAGAGGTACGGTTCCATGTCGAGGGAGGCGGGGATCCCGAAGTAGTGCTCGAAGCCGGCGCTGAGCGGCCCCGGGCGAAGCGGTGCGTCGTAGTCGGTCCGGCCGGGCTCATTGTCGCCCGGAGCCGGATCGGCGCCGAGTCCGAGATGCCACTTGCCAATGCCGGCGGTGGCGTAGCCGAGGGACTGGAGGAACCCTGGCAGGGTGACGCGCTCCGGTTCGAGCAGGGCGGTGGATCGCCCGTTCAGCACGCCGCGCTTCAGCCTGGAGCGCCAGGCGTAGCGGCCGGTGAGGAGCGCGTAGCGAGTCGGCGTGCAGACCGAGGAGGGACTGTGGGCGTCCGTCAGCCGTACGCCCTCGTTCGCGAGCCGGTCGAGGTTGGGGGTCGGGATCCGCGACTCCGGGTTGTAGGCGCCGATGTCCCCGTAGCCGAGGTCGTCGGCGAGGACCAGGAGGATGTTCGGCCGCTCCGGCGGGGTCGTAGTGCTCGACCCGGGTGGTGAGCAGGCGGCGAGCAGCGTCGCCGCGGCCACGAAGCAGATGGCGACGCCGCGCGGGTTTGCGTGCCGGCGCGCCGGTAGCTGCCAGCAGAGTCGTTGGTACAGTTCGCCGCTTCCCTTCACGCCGGATCGTACCCGCTGACGTCGCTCCCATGCCTCGCAAGCCGCAGTCCAGTACCTGGCGCCGCAGGCATCTCGTGTGCCGCGGCGTCCGCGGCGCGACGACGGTTCAGGGCTCGAGCCGCGAGCAGATTCTGACTGCCACCGCAGAACTGCTGGAGAGGATGGTTCAGGCGAACGGCATCGAGCAGGAGGATGTCGCCAGCGCCGTCTTCACCACCACGCCCGATCTGACCGCCGAGTATCCGGCGCTGGCGGCGCGCCTGATGGGCTGGCGCGACGTTGCGCTGCTGTGCGGCCACGAGATGGCGGTGCCCGGCGGCCTTGACCGCTGTGTGCGCATCCTGCTGCACTGGAACACCATCCAGGCGGCTTCCGAGATCGAGCACGTCTACATCCATGGTGCCTCGAACCTTCGGCCCGACCGCGAGGAACTCGACGAGCTCCGCCGGCAGATCGAGGCGCAGCAGGAGAGCCCTTCAGACTAGGTCCGGCGGCGGAGAACCAGCAGCCGGAAGTCGACCGCCTGGTTGCCCGGGATCTCCAGCGCCCGCAGGAACAGGGTGCCCCGGCCGGGTTGAAGGTCGATCTCGCCCAGGACCGTCGGCTGGAAGTCCTTTACGTAGGACTCGATGCGCGGAACGCGGTCGTCGTCCATGCCGATCAGCGGCGGATCGTGCGCCCGGTCGATTCGGCCGCTCACTGCCTGCTCGCCGAGCCGCAGTTCGATCAGCGCACCGGCATCGTCTTCGGCGCTGGTGGTGTAGAGGACGACCTCGAAGCGGCCGCCGGCGAGCACTTCGACATCCCAGGTGATCGAGTCGTCGGGGCTGGTCCAGTTCGTGAAGTAGGAGTCGTTCGGGTAGCGGCTCGAACGCTCGATGGCGCCGTGGGCGATGCCGTCGCGTGCGGGAAGGTGCGTGGACTCGTGTTCGGGATGGCCGATCGGAAACGGCCGGTCGTCCTCGTCCGGAAGCTCGGGCAGTACCTCTGCGATCCACCTGTCCCGTACGGCAGCGAGCCGGGCGGCCGCCTCGGGCCGCTCCGCGGCGACATCGTTACGCTGGCCCGGGTCGGCGGCCATTTCGAACAGGCGGCCTTCGTGGTCGAGCCGGTACTGCTGACTACGGACGCTGGTGCTCCCGCGCCAGTGGTTCACGAGATGCCGGTCGGGCCATCTGCCGGCTGCCCCGGTTCCGGGCCCGAGCAGCGGTTTCAGGCTGAGGCCGTCGATGGGGTGGGAGGTCGCGTACGGGATGCCGGCGAGCTCGGCCAGCGTCGGCAGCAGGTCGATCGCGCCCGCGATGCGATCGACGACCGTGCCGGCTTCGATGGCGCGCGGCCAGCGGACGAAGAAGGGAGATCGGACGCCGCCTTCATCCGTCGAACCCTTGCGACCCTTCATGTCGCCGTTCCAGCGCCAGCCGTTCGGGCCGTTGTCCGTCAGGTAGACGACGATCGTGTCCTCGGCGAGACCGAGCTCCGCCAGGCGCCCGGTCAGCCGTCCGACGTTCCAGTCGATGTTCTCGGTCATCGCCAGGGCGGCCCGGGTGTGGTCGAGATGCTCTTCCCCGGGTTCGCGGTGGCGCTGGGGGAGGTCGCCGTCCTCGAATCGGGCCCACCAGCGATCGGGCACCTGCATCGGGCTGTGGGGCGTGTTGTAGGCGACCCAGACGAAGAAGGGCTCGGCTCGATGGTCTTCGATGAACCGGATGGCGCGGTCGGTGAAGTCGTCGGTGACGTAGCCGTTGCCCGTGACGACGCGGCCGTTGTGGTCCAGGGGCGGGTCGAAGTAGTTTCCCCAGTGGCCCGAGGTGAAACCGTAGAACTCGTCGAAGCCCCGGGCGTTGGGATGGTAGGGGGGCTGCGAACCGTTGTGCCACTTGCCGAAGGCGGCGGTAGCGTAGCCCGCGGCATGGAAGGCCTCGGCGATCGTCGTTTCGTCCAGGTCGAGCCGCTCTCCGCCCCGGGAAGTGGCGTAGACGCCGGACCGCGGGTGGTAGCGGCCGGTCAGGAGTTCCGCGCGCGTCGGCGAACAGACGGGGCTGACGAAGAACCGGGTGAAGGACGCGCCGTCTCGCGCCAGCGCGTCGACGTTCGGCGTGTGGACGTTCGTGTTGCCGTGGACGCTCAGGTCGCCCCAGCCCTGGTCGTCGGCGAGGAACAGGACGACGTTGGGTCTGGAGTCCGGGGCCGGCGCCGCGCACGAAACCGCGACGATGGCCGCTGGCAGGATGGCCGCTCGCCGCATCCGCCCGTTCTATCCCAACCAACCCTAAACGTGACTACAATGGTCACCTTTCTCGGCGCTCCACGCTACGCGCTCCGCATAGAACCCGACTGACCGGAGGAACCATGACGCTCAGGATCAACGACGAGGCTCCCAACTTCACCGCGCAGACCACGGAGGGAGAGATCGACTTCCACGAGTGGATCGGCGATGGCTGGTGCGTCCTGTTCTCGCACCCCAAGGACTTCACGCCGGTCTGCACGACCGAATTGGGCACCGTTGCCGGCCTCAAGGACGAGTTCGACCGTCGCAACTGCAAGGTGATCGGCATCAGCGTCGACGGCGTGTCGGACCATCAGGCATGGTCGAAGGACATCGAGGCTTCCCAGGGCCACGCCCTGAACTACCCGCTGATCGGCGACCCGACGCTCGACATCGTCAAGCAGTACGACATGCTGCCAGCCGACGCCGGCGACTCCTCCGAGGGCCGGACGCCGATGGACAACGCGACCGCTCGCTCCGTCTTCGTGATCGGCCCGGACAAGCGGATCAAGGCGACCCTCACCTACCCGATGAGCACGGGCCGGAACTTCGCCGAGATCCTGCGTCTCGTCGACTCCGTGCAGTTGACGGCCAAGGAGCAGGTGGCGACGCCCGCGAACTGGGAGCACGGCGACGACGTGATCATCCTGCCGGCGGTGTCGGACGAGGCGGCGCGGGCGAAGTATCCCCAGGGCTGGCAGCAGCCCCTGCCTTACATCCGGGTGGTGCCGCAGCCGTAGTCAGTCGCCCGGCGAGTCGAACCGCGAGCCGCCGCGGCAGTCGGGAGACAGGCTCCGTTGCTCGTCGCGGGCCTGCCACTCGGCCGGCGTGAGCGCGTCGATGGCCAGGGCGTGGATCGGTCCTGCGAGTTCTTCTTCCAGGGCCCTGTGCACGACCCGGTGTCTTCCCAGGCGCGTCGCGCCCTCGAAACGGCTGCTGACCACGACGACCCGGAAGTGGGTTTCGGCGTCCGAGGGGACGTTGTGCATCCGGCTTTCGTTCAGCACCTCCAGCCGTTCGGCGCCGGTGGCCTGCTCGAGCTTCCTGCGGATCGTCTGTTCGAGAAGCGTTCCGCGGGCGACGGCCTTGGCCGAGGCCTTGTTCGTGGCAAGCGGCTTTCCGAGCGTCGCCATGGGTGAATCATAGCGGCGGCGACCGCCGTGCTACGGTCGCTCGATGAAGGAGTCGACGGGCCGTTCACCCTGGTTCTACGCCCTCCTGGGCTGCCTGGGCTGCCTCGGTCTCGTGGTCCTCGTCGTGGGCGGCCTGGCCTTCTTTGGCGTCCGTACCGCCCAGCAGGTGACCGCCGACAACGAGGATCCCGAGCGGCGCAGAAGCCGGGCGCTGGAAGTGCTGGGGGCGGAGCAGGAACCGGGCGGCTATCACGCCGCGGCCGTCATCTCGATTCCGCTGTTCATGGAGATGGCGGTCTTCTCGGACCGGCCACCGGAAGACGGTTCCCCGGGAGGAGAGTTCCGGGAGGAAGGGTTCTTCTACCTTCGCGTGAGAGCAGGGGGCGACGATCTGCGGGCCTTCTTCGACGGCGAGACAAGTGAGTCGGTGACGTTTCGCGAGATGGGCCTGGAGCTGAACGTCGACGAGAACCTGGGCCGCGGCGACCTGGACCGGGGGGACTTCACCGGACGCTGGGCCACGTTCCGTGGCCATACCTTGTACGAGGCCGGGGAAGAAGTCGGAGACCTCGTGACGTTGATCGAGTTCGAGTGCGCCGAGGACGAGTGGATGCGGATGGGCGTCTGGTTCGGGCCTGCCGCGGAACCTGGTGATCAGGACACGAGTGTCGAGTCGGGATCAGGCGGTCTGGCGGCGGACGGCGACCTGATCGAGGCGTTCCTGGAACCGATTCACCCATGCGGTCGTCCCGTTTGAAGCTGGTGTTGGCGGCTGCCGCCGTCTGGTCCTGCTGGGTCGCGCCGGTGTGGGCGCAATCCGCCGGAGCCGAGTCGGCCAGCTACCGTCTCACGTTCCAGGGCGCCTGGACCCGGGCCGTCACGCCCGGCGGCGTTCCCGGCAGCGCCCACTTCTCACCCCTGATCGGCGCCGTCCACAACGACCAGGTGAGCTTCTGGCAGCCGGGCAGCCGGGCGATCCGGCAGATGGAGCGGGTGGCCGAGTTGGGGATCCAGCGGGACCTCAGAGCCTTGATGGAGCGGAGTTCCGACGTCGTCGCTGTGCTGGAGAGGGAGCCGCCGCGAGGCGGCACTGCGTCGACCACGATCGAGTTCGAGGTCACCAGGCAGTATCCGCTCGTCACCCTGGCGACCATGATCGCTCCCAGTCCGGACTGGTTTGTCGGCGTTTCCGCAAGGTCGCTGCTCGACGACAGTGGACAGTGGGTCGATGACCTGGAGGTCGACCTCTTCCCCTACGACGCCGGCACCGAGGAGGGAACCGAGTTCTCCCTCGACAACCCGGC
Protein-coding regions in this window:
- a CDS encoding BolA family transcriptional regulator — translated: MATLGKPLATNKASAKAVARGTLLEQTIRRKLEQATGAERLEVLNESRMHNVPSDAETHFRVVVVSSRFEGATRLGRHRVVHRALEEELAGPIHALAIDALTPAEWQARDEQRSLSPDCRGGSRFDSPGD
- a CDS encoding arylsulfatase produces the protein MRRAAILPAAIVAVSCAAPAPDSRPNVVLFLADDQGWGDLSVHGNTNVHTPNVDALARDGASFTRFFVSPVCSPTRAELLTGRYHPRSGVYATSRGGERLDLDETTIAEAFHAAGYATAAFGKWHNGSQPPYHPNARGFDEFYGFTSGHWGNYFDPPLDHNGRVVTGNGYVTDDFTDRAIRFIEDHRAEPFFVWVAYNTPHSPMQVPDRWWARFEDGDLPQRHREPGEEHLDHTRAALAMTENIDWNVGRLTGRLAELGLAEDTIVVYLTDNGPNGWRWNGDMKGRKGSTDEGGVRSPFFVRWPRAIEAGTVVDRIAGAIDLLPTLAELAGIPYATSHPIDGLSLKPLLGPGTGAAGRWPDRHLVNHWRGSTSVRSQQYRLDHEGRLFEMAADPGQRNDVAAERPEAAARLAAVRDRWIAEVLPELPDEDDRPFPIGHPEHESTHLPARDGIAHGAIERSSRYPNDSYFTNWTSPDDSITWDVEVLAGGRFEVVLYTTSAEDDAGALIELRLGEQAVSGRIDRAHDPPLIGMDDDRVPRIESYVKDFQPTVLGEIDLQPGRGTLFLRALEIPGNQAVDFRLLVLRRRT
- a CDS encoding arylsulfatase → MKGSGELYQRLCWQLPARRHANPRGVAICFVAAATLLAACSPPGSSTTTPPERPNILLVLADDLGYGDIGAYNPESRIPTPNLDRLANEGVRLTDAHSPSSVCTPTRYALLTGRYAWRSRLKRGVLNGRSTALLEPERVTLPGFLQSLGYATAGIGKWHLGLGADPAPGDNEPGRTDYDAPLRPGPLSAGFEHYFGIPASLDMEPYLYIEDDGVFEEATETVEASSMRRYGGGGYWRAGDIAPGFDFLQVTPVLFDRAAGYLQRRAATDDDRPFFLYLPLPSPHTPWMPLPEFEGASRAGVYGDFVAQVDAGVGGLLDALDSLDLASNTLVVFTSDNGAHWVEADIEQTGHRANGSLRGQKADIHEGGHRVPFLARWPGRFPAGSVRGELAGLVDVFRTLTSILEAEVPDGAAEDSVDLGALLRGEEDAEAPRNSLIHHSSRGMFAIRSHDLDGPEAARKWKLIEGLGSGGFTQPRQLAPEPGGAAGQLYELVADPAETNDLYLDRPDIVERLTAELEAIRGDDSEPPAPPD
- a CDS encoding peroxiredoxin — its product is MTLRINDEAPNFTAQTTEGEIDFHEWIGDGWCVLFSHPKDFTPVCTTELGTVAGLKDEFDRRNCKVIGISVDGVSDHQAWSKDIEASQGHALNYPLIGDPTLDIVKQYDMLPADAGDSSEGRTPMDNATARSVFVIGPDKRIKATLTYPMSTGRNFAEILRLVDSVQLTAKEQVATPANWEHGDDVIILPAVSDEAARAKYPQGWQQPLPYIRVVPQP
- the aroH gene encoding chorismate mutase gives rise to the protein MPRKPQSSTWRRRHLVCRGVRGATTVQGSSREQILTATAELLERMVQANGIEQEDVASAVFTTTPDLTAEYPALAARLMGWRDVALLCGHEMAVPGGLDRCVRILLHWNTIQAASEIEHVYIHGASNLRPDREELDELRRQIEAQQESPSD